The Triticum urartu cultivar G1812 chromosome 5, Tu2.1, whole genome shotgun sequence genome contains the following window.
CCTCATCGGCATCTCCTCGCTGCTAACGCCGGAGAAATTCTTCCTGGTGTTCAGCAGGTTCAGCTCCTCCGGCGTGGAGCCGATCTCCTCCTCAAGGGTTTTGATCCGCTCGGTTAGCTCATTCACGTAGTCTATGGTGTCCCCGAGGATCGAGGTCCTATCCATCTACAGATTGATCGATTCATTCGATCTAAACATGTTAACTATGGTCCACAAGTCACATTGATAACTGATACTCGATAGAAATTAACTAATTAGGTCACAGGAGACAGGACAAATGCGAGTTGCGATTTGCCACACACACCTTGGTAATCTTGGGCACGATGGAGCGGAGCATGGAGAGGCGGTCATTGAGACGCTTCCGGCGTCGCCTTTCCGCCATGAGGTTCTTGGACGTAGTGCCGCCGTTGAGCTTGCTTCTAGGGTGGGCGCCGGAGAAGACGCCCCTGGTCATCTCCGAGCCCTCCCCGGCGACACCTGCGAGCACAAACGGCGGGGACGACGACGACCCGCCACCGCCGTGATGCAGCTTGCTGCCACTCGTGCCGTTCTCGGCCATGGCGTCGTGGAGGGGATACTGAGCCAGCGACTGGCCGACACCGTGGACGACCCCAGGCCCAGGGACGACGCCGGCGCTGCTCCTGTAAGGGTTGCACACTTCGCTGAGGCAGTCGAAGTTGAACTCCTCGTGCGGCCGGTGCGGAGGCGCGGCCTGCGGTGGCGCCATGGGCTGTTGAAGAAACGGTCCGGCTATGTCCGTGCCGCTGCTCGCCTCCGCGCCCTCGCCGCCGTAGAAGAGGAGGTCGCTCGTCGTCATCATGCCGCTGCCCTGGTACGCCGGCCACGGAGCCGGAGCCGGCGCCGGCGCCTCCTCCCGGGGCAGCGACATGAGCTCGTCGAGGAAGGACTGCTCGTCAAGCTGATCCATGCCGCCCGAGCTCTAGACTTGTGTAGTAAGGTGTACTATAGCACAGCTCTAGAATATGCTTGCTTCCCTTAATTTCTCTCCCAGCTAAGTTGCGTAAACTCCTGACGCTTATACTCCCACTCCCAGCAAGCAACACGGGCAGTAGCTAgctagcagtagcagtagcactGTAACAGGTCCACACGACACGGCCAACTTGCAGCTAGCTAGAGTCCAGTGGCAGTGTAGGGCTGGGGCAGGAGGGGGATCACGGAAGGAAGCAACCTCGGAGTTCAATGCGGTGTGACAAACCCAAGCGACAATCATTCCTTGGCATCAACTGGCTAGTCACTGATCTTTGGTGTGGTCACGCCTGGCTGGCTGCACCGGGTTGGTCAGGCAGAAAATGGCCAAAGCTACCCTGAGAATGGAATGGAATCTCGCCGTTATTTTAACTCTTTGGGACCTTTGGTTGCATGTATACGGCTTTTCAATTATATAAAAAAATGAGACCAACCCAAAGACTAACTCTCGTTCACTTTTTCTTATAAAAGAAACTCTGAAGCCTTTTCAATAATCGTCATGTTGGTTTCGGCCTGTCGACGGCGGGATCGAGACCTTGGCCTGCCTCGCACCCAATCACCGAGCGAAAGGAATTGGGTAAGTTAATTGGACGGAGGTATCACAATTGAAGCAGTACGTGCGGATTGATACCACTTTTGGTAATTTTCACGAGTTAGTACCAAGTCTAGGCAAGCCGTTCCAAAACGGACTAAACGGCGTATAAACACGTAATGACGGAGTAACTGACCAGCAAGGCCCGCCAGTCAGGGGCTGACCTGGCATGTTCTTTCATAGAAAACCCTCTTGGTttatatttaatcatagaaaGAGCCTCGCTTGCCGAAAAATTCGAAACCAGATAAAAACCCATCCGCGCGCCCGCCATGATTCGATAAATCAGAAGAACAAGATAATACGCCAGCTGACTACTTGCAATAAATTAGGCCGTGCCAATGTGCACGTTTTTTTCGATAAAGGGTGTTTTATTATCTTGCCAATGCGCACGTACTGCCCCAATCAGCGATCTTGTTCTTGTTTAATAACGAAACTTGTTCTTGTTTATTTTTAATAATGAAAGAAAAAGGCAGAGCTTCCTTTGCCGTTTTTGCCAGCTGGACCACCGTGAGAGAGCTACTAGCTAGGACAGGATCGATGTGTTGTGGACACGTCGCGTGCGCCGCCGGCGTTTTCGCCGTTGATTGGAGCTGCGCGAGCAGCTAGCTAGCGTTGCTAGCCGCGTGGCCTGCCGCCGTGGTGATCGCTGCACTGGCGACGCAACCGGCCGGCGCGAATATTAGCTCGATGGATCGGTTAATCATGCTGCCCGGTTGCGTGAGTGATGAGTCCTGAAAGATGAACTGGATCGTGTGGGTCTCGTTGTCTCGGAGATTTAGGGGGTACTTAACTAGTCCTGGATCATCTTGATGAGCTTTCGGATCGATCGTGACTCGTGAATGGAGGAGACAAACAAAAACAGCGCGCACGCACTACGGACCAGAATAGCTAGCTTGTCGATTGAGCGGTCGATCGGGCCTGCACGCACGCATGCATTATTATTCGTTCCTCCGTGCACTTGATGATCCATATCGCCATGGCGGGTCGGTCCCTTGCGCAAACCATTTAATGCAAGTGCGCAAGTACCGGCGGCTGCACTACAGCAAATATCCTTTTTTTGAGTAACTACAGCAAATATCCAAACGGAGACGCTTTGCGTACGCGCATGATCCAAGACCCGGGTCTCATGAATCTCCCGCTACGCCACGGGTAGCGGCAGCTCACAGCCTCACACAGAGGAACACGGCACAGGGACCGCACGGCGCAAGCTGGCCGAGTATGCGCGACCTCGGGCTCACGGGCGCCGGGACAGATTGGAGGAGGTGTCACCGTGTCAGCTGCGCGCGGCGTGCTGGATCCGCGGCTGGTTCCGCCCTGGAAAACAGCGGCGCGCGGTGACCGCGGCGGCACGCGCTCTCGCCCCACCGACGACGCCGATTTTAGAGCGTCGCCTGTAGCAAGGAGCCAACGGGGCCGAGTCACGGAAGGAATTTGGTGTAGAGGCCTTGCTTATCCGCGTTGTGCATACGGGCTTGCTATAGCTGGTCGTCGATCGATCTCGTTTCTTCTACCACTCCTACTAAACTGTTTAGCGGGGGATGTCCGTCCACGGCGGGCAAGCTACGATGGGATCGGGAGTATATATGTGCGGCCCAGCAGCTTTGCTGGTGATGTGGACGCGTGGCGTGCGCGGCCGGCGTCTTGGCTGTGTGATCCGCTTCGTTTTCGAGCTGTCGGAACTGTCTCGGTCGGCAGCGGCCTAGCTGCCGACGTGGTCATCGATGCACTGCCGAGCAACTGGTGCGCGTACGAGCTCAATCAACTACTACTGGTTATAAACATATAATCATGTGCAACAGTGCATGCTGCTCGTGCTCGGCGACGAATAGATCGGTGGAATATGGTGGATTAGATCGGGTTTTTTTTTCCGAAACGGAGGCAAAAAAAAAAGAGAATAGAGTTTGTTACAATTCTTGTGCCCGAAGACTCTAGCATTGCGTTCATTTCAAATTGTCCAACTGATGAGCATTGTGAGGGAGGTCATTGCTTTTGAATTTGGGACGCCCGTTCCCACCCGCATTGACCACCAGTGCTCCACAAAGTTGTCCAAGTACCAAGAAGAGGTATATATCAATGCTGTCAAGGTGGAGCCACTCTTTGGCAGTTGAAAAGCAAGTGTGCTCCCGTCTCTTGGACACTTTTGCAAAGAGGGTAAAGACCATAATTTGACCAACCTCACTTGGGCAATCTATCCGTCGTCCATATCCTATTTTAGATGACCAACCAAGCAACAAAAATTGACTTCCGACAATGCCCAAGCCTTCCAAACCATGGAGTCTAGAGGTGACATGACTCTTCTCAAGAATTCCGCTCGATAAGCTGAGGCCGCATAGTAGTGCCCACTCTTCGCAAGCTTCCACACGATGTCATCCTCAATGTGGTCGTCAAGGTGGAAATCATTAATAATCATCCATAGAGTGAAGAATTGATTGATGTGCTCGGCGGACACCATGGTGGCTGGGTTGATCTTGAAGATCTAAGCATTTCCCTCGACGGCCTCATGCACCTTCCAACCTTTCCTCCTGGACACGTCGTGGGTCTCGCTATCTGGGAGATTttaggggagggggggggggggggggggggggttagctAATCTTTAATCCAGATGAGCTATAGGATAGATGTGGTGGGcatgattgatacgtctccaacgtatctataatttttaattgttccatgctattatattatcagttttggatgttttatatgcactaatatgctattttatattccttttgggactaacctattaatctagagcccagtgccagtttctattttttttctttgtttttgagTTTAGCAggaaaggaataccaaacggaattaAACTTTctcgatgatttttcttggaccagaagacacctgttagacttggactccaagtcaaaagagcttGGAGTAGACGACAAGCCATAGGGGATCGCCCTAGGGGGGCGTCCCCTTGCCTTGTGGCCTACTCCAACACCCCCTGACCCAATTCTTCGTCCTGTATATTCACATATACTCCCAAACCTCCAGAAGAGTCCACAAAAatacttttccaccgccgcaaccttctgtacccatgagatcccatctagggacctttttcggcaccctgccggagggggattcgatcacggagggcttctacatcaactctattgtccttccgatgaagcgtgagttgTTTATCTTAGACATACGGGTGCATAGCTAGTAGTTaattagatggcttcttctctctctttgattttcaataccatgttctccttgatgttcttggagatctatccgatctaatattcttttgtggtgtgtttgttgagatccgataaattgtcgatttatgatcagcttatctatgaatattatttgaatcttctctgaattcttatatgcatgatttaatatctttgtaattctcttcgaattatcgatatggtttggccaactagattggtttttcttgcaatgggagaagtgcttagcttggGTACAATCtcgcggtgttctttcccagtgacagtaagggcagcaagtcacgtattgtattgttgctattgaggataaaaagatgggattttggtcatattgcttgagttaattcctctacatcatgtcatcttacttaatgcattaatctgttcttcatgaacttaatactctagatgcaggcatgagtcggtcgatgtgtggagtaatagtagtagatgcagaatcgtttcggtctacttgacacggatgtgatgcctatatttatgatcattgccttagatatcgtcataactttgcgtttttctatcaattgctcggcagtaattttttcaccacggtattatttgctatcatgagagaagcctccagtgaaacctatggcccccgagtctattttccatgatacaagtttccaatctacaattttactttccgatctattatttttgcaatattttactttccgatctatagaccaaaaataccaaaaatatttactttatcgtttgtttagtttcatctatctctatcagatcgcacttttgcaagtaaccgtgaaggtattggcaacccctttatcgcgtgggtgcaagttgtttgattgtttgtgcaggtattggtgatttgtgtgttgtctcctactggattgataccttggttctctaattgagggaaatacttatctctactttcctgcatcaccctttcctctttaagggaaaaaccaatgcaagctcaagaagtagcaatgATGCAAGGGAACAAAAACACTATGTCGATTGCTTATCTGTGCAAGATTACCAACTAGGATAAAACCACTTGTCGGGCCTTGGATGGATGAAGTAGTTATTGGCAGTGACATGAGAGCATCTACAGCAGGACGCTTCAAACCCCTGTCATACGTCCGGGCGGGCGACGCGATAAGTTACCGGTAAAAAAAAACAACCCAGACGACACTCCTTATATTCAGCCCAAATATGGGGTGGGTCCTTGACGACGATATTGGAGGCGGCGACGAAGATGGGGCCGAGGGCGTTGTCACGGCATAGGCGACGACGTGCGTGGTGTGAATGGATTTGGATGTGGGTGTGGGGAACAGGAGAAGTGTGGGTGGTTAATTATATTTGAGGGCTGACATAGTTTTTGCTGGCGTTTGCTGACGTGGCCAACACCATTTCTAtttcttatttttattttttagttATTTTTTGTACACATTGTTTTATATTGTTATAAATGATCTGTTTATAATTTTATAATGTTATTATTCTAgtattttttgaaaattttataaTTATTTTGTGTAAATCTATATACATACTAAAATATAGACAAAGGCTCACAATTAGAACAACATCGATCTCATTAATTTGGCCTAGATACATAATAGTTGAAGGATAATAATCAATGAATTTAACTTCTACCACTACTTGATCTAGACTAATAACACAATCAATGTAATGAATCCTATGAGAAGAAATGCTGCCACCGATCCGGCTGAAAGAACGAAGCCAAGCATAACAACAGCTAAAAGTGCATATCAAAGCATCTTGAATTTTTGGATTTGACCTGGCATCGCATCATTCTTGAGTTGCATCTCATATATCTGTCGTCTCAATGGGTGGAGTACTCGAGGAACTCGCTTACTTACTTCTACATGAGATAAACCCATCACTATTAGGGAAaggcctagcagtagcgcgggtctGAGGGCTATCAGTAGCGGGGGGTACCGCGCTACTGATATGACGCTACAACTAACACTTAGCACTAGCGCGTTCCAACCCGCGCTACTGTTATAGCTACTTAGAAGTAATGCTTTCCATACAAACGCTACTGCCAATCTAACTAGTAGTAGTGTTTTTCGTGCCCTGCGCTATCACTAttctgttttttatttttttattttagtGCATTTATACGCCGTTATACAAATTTTGATACAGTACCAATTAAGAGGTTGTTATATCATTATGTCCATGATGAATTAATATATCATTGTGAGGAAGAAACATGGATTAGATTCATTTGGATGAATCAAAAGTTGAATTAGGATGACGATCCTACTAATTCAACTTTTGGTCACTTTTGACCCATCCACATGAATCTAATCCGCGTTCCTTCCACCTATGATATAATAACTAATCATGATCATAATAACAAATCATCATGATAATCATgatcaacatcatcatcatattaatataaaaactcttgcatcatatcatcaccaacaacactagctaataatcatcatagtcattaccaccgaCACTATtaaatcatcatagtcatagtgtcactactagggaaaagcctagcagcatcgcgggttttaggcctatcagtagcgcggggtgatgcgctactgataaggcgctacagctaacgtatagcagtagcgtgcatccgcccacgctactgctaaatcgacatagtagtagcgacttcccggaggagcgctactggtaattagtagtagcgcttctccctgcccgcgctgctactattattttgtattttatttcttttttatttcattttgtattcgtacacctttacacaagttttcatacaacaggaatttagaaattgtttttacatcataatgagttattacatcacggggtgaaagaaccgtgggctagtttcaagtggatggccatcgacttgaaactaatccgcagttctttcacccaatgatataataaatatcatcatcatcatatcattaacaacttatcatcataatacatcattgtcatataacacctcctcaagatcatcgttttcataaatgagacatcacatagcaaattggtcactagtcgtaatcacaagtactcctcatcatcaactctaacacattgtatcacataataaacatattgtacctcataggacctactacattctcttaggacctactatattatctaaggtaaaatagcaaaaaacaagatagcccctgactctccattatggagaatggagattatcctgtctccaattctttcCTTTCGCTCAATGttacttccaagaacctccttgcgaatgtccaaacattttttccattctttgattagcatgtgttcaccggttttagaaatccgatatgcacaggtgtgctccttagattgacctggttgtatgttcagaactgcaaggcgaccattctgatacatcagatgaggcacacaatccatcaggattttctgttgaaaaacatagtaataacttcgtagttagcaatgatgtactagttttagaagtatgcaaaagatgcacagatgtcgtaatagtaaaagatcttaccagggtatctccatagaagttatcgtggttcaacacgtgcactagtggcacgtattcactATAATTTGGAGGATTTtgataataggtattgtaattctcaagataagtacaataagcaatcagatgacttttctccttataagttaattcggagccatcagtgtagtgggttttgtctaccatcttctgcacattctttgaagattcaaaataagttgtcaatggaaataagctgtcaactattttgaaataaacaatataaattagttaataactatgtttgagaaactcacattgtggtagaatcggaagcgtatcaacaaggacccaaatgtccatattgtcttgctcgatgtcaggatcaccaagatccatggtgacaatgATACCCTCAcaaaaaccatacattttgcaaagtgcttcccaattttggcaaccaaaatgggttacgctctgagaatttgtcaggaccccgattccaagtcatgtcgatctagccggtaacacctcatatcattTTGCGgactcacgcacggtattcccacgggtgtc
Protein-coding sequences here:
- the LOC125506344 gene encoding transcription factor BHLH3-like, with protein sequence MDQLDEQSFLDELMSLPREEAPAPAPAPWPAYQGSGMMTTSDLLFYGGEGAEASSGTDIAGPFLQQPMAPPQAAPPHRPHEEFNFDCLSEVCNPYRSSAGVVPGPGVVHGVGQSLAQYPLHDAMAENGTSGSKLHHGGGGSSSSPPFVLAGVAGEGSEMTRGVFSGAHPRSKLNGGTTSKNLMAERRRRKRLNDRLSMLRSIVPKITKMDRTSILGDTIDYVNELTERIKTLEEEIGSTPEELNLLNTRKNFSGVSSEEMPMRNSTKFVIEKQVDGETRIDICCATSPGVLISTVSALDVLGLEIEQCVVSCFGDLVMKASCSQEEGRSRVTSTDEIKRALFTSAGYGGRCL